A stretch of Pseudomonas taetrolens DNA encodes these proteins:
- a CDS encoding acyl-CoA thioesterase yields MNFHTRKWVKPEDLNPNGTLFGGSLLRWIDEEAAIYAIVQLGNQRVVTKYISEINFVSASRQGDIIELGITATEFGRTSITLTCEVRNKITRKSILTVDKMVFVNLGEDGLPAAHGRTEIKYVKDQFQE; encoded by the coding sequence ATGAATTTTCACACCCGCAAATGGGTTAAACCCGAAGACCTCAACCCTAACGGTACGTTGTTCGGTGGCAGCCTGCTGCGCTGGATCGACGAAGAAGCCGCGATCTACGCCATTGTCCAGCTGGGCAACCAGCGCGTGGTGACCAAGTACATCTCCGAAATCAACTTTGTCAGCGCCTCACGCCAGGGCGACATCATCGAACTGGGTATTACCGCCACCGAGTTCGGGCGCACCTCAATCACCCTGACCTGCGAAGTGCGCAACAAGATCACCCGCAAAAGCATCCTGACAGTCGACAAGATGGTGTTCGTCAATCTGGGCGAAGACGGCTTGCCCGCAGCGCACGGGCGCACTGAAATCAAATACGTCAAAGACCAGTTCCAGGAATAA